The following DNA comes from Mesorhizobium sp. B2-1-8.
GCCTCCTACGGCGTGGCCGTCGTCGACCTGACCAAGACCAAGGGTGGCGACGGCGGCCTCAACCACGCCAAATTCGCCGACAACCCGTTCCTGGTGCAATTGCTCGGCGACAGGCTGCGCACGCCAGCGGGCCTCGCCGCCGACGAAGACCCGGCACAGCTCAGCAATATCGGCCAAGGCTTGGGAAAGGCCGTCGGCTCCGCCGCCGAAGTCATCATCACGACGCCGTTCAAGGTGCTGACCATCGCCGCCGGCGGGTAAGCACCAAGAGCGGACGGCCTTTCTCAGACAAACAGATCGACCTTCTGGAACGTCGTCACGTCGATCAGCCCGACATCGGAAATTCTCAACTCCGGAATGACCACCAGCGCCAGCAGCGAGTGCTGCATATAGGCGTTGTTCAGGGAACAGCCCATCTTGCGCATTGCCTCGGTCAGTTTCTCAGCCTTGGCGGCGACGATCTCGGCGCGCTCGTCCGACATCAGCCCGGCGATCGGCATTTCGACCAGCGCCAGTTCCTTGCCCTTGGAGAACAGCACGACGCCGCCGCCGACTTCCCCCAGTCGGTTCACGGCCAGCGCCATGTCCTGCTTATTGGTGCCAACGCAGATGATGTGATGGGCGTCGTGGGCCACGCTGGAGGCCATGGCGCAGTCGGCCATGTAGCCGAAACCTGAGACGAAGGCATTGGTGACGCCACCCGTGCCCCTGTGCCGCTCGACCAGCGCGATCTGGCATATGTCGTTGCGGCGATCCATGGCGACCAGCCCATCCTCGACCGGCAGATCGGCCTCCAGCGCGCGCGTGGGTGCCTGGTTCTCGATGACGCCGATCACCCGCACCCGCACTTCGTTGGCACCCTTGGGCGCCGCGATATCGAAATCGCCGGCCTTCAGTTTCTTGCCCAACTTGACGGTGTTCTTCGCCGTCTTCGGATAGTCATAGGCCGGAATATCGATGTCGAGCCTGCCGCCCTTGGCCAGCCTGACGCCGCGCGCATAGACCTCGTCGATGCGCATTGCGGTGAGATCGGAAACGATCAGCAGGTCGGCCAACCGCCCCGGCGCGATCGAACCGATCTCGCGTTCCAGCTTGAAATGCTGGGCGGTGTTGAGCGTTGCCATCTGGATCGCGGTCACCGGCTTCAGACCTTGGCTGATGGCGTGGCGCACCACCCGGTCCATGTGCCCCTCATGCACCAGCGTGCCTGAATGGCTGTCGTCGGTGCACAGGATGAAGTTGCGCGAATCGATGCCGCTTTCCGTCACCGCCTTGATCTGTGAGGCAACGTCGTACCAGGCCGAGCCGAGCCGCAGCATCGCCTTCATGCCCTGGCGCACGCGTGCA
Coding sequences within:
- the ade gene encoding adenine deaminase, which encodes MARKPPARATKPKPWTEMATDLVDVAMGRKPADLVIRNGRWVNVHSGEIIAGTDIAISGGRFAYCGPNASHTIGQGSKVVDAGGRYLVPGLCDAHMHVESGMVTVTEFCRAVIPHGTTSMFIDPHEIANVLGLPGVRLMHDEAVAMPINVHVQMPSCVPSAPGLEHAGAELTVADVAEAMSWENIIGLGEVMNFPGVAANDPVMSGEIAATVKAGKTVGGHYASRDLGLPFHGYVAGGPEDDHEGTRAEDAIARVRQGMKAMLRLGSAWYDVASQIKAVTESGIDSRNFILCTDDSHSGTLVHEGHMDRVVRHAISQGLKPVTAIQMATLNTAQHFKLEREIGSIAPGRLADLLIVSDLTAMRIDEVYARGVRLAKGGRLDIDIPAYDYPKTAKNTVKLGKKLKAGDFDIAAPKGANEVRVRVIGVIENQAPTRALEADLPVEDGLVAMDRRNDICQIALVERHRGTGGVTNAFVSGFGYMADCAMASSVAHDAHHIICVGTNKQDMALAVNRLGEVGGGVVLFSKGKELALVEMPIAGLMSDERAEIVAAKAEKLTEAMRKMGCSLNNAYMQHSLLALVVIPELRISDVGLIDVTTFQKVDLFV